One segment of Anastrepha obliqua isolate idAnaObli1 chromosome 3, idAnaObli1_1.0, whole genome shotgun sequence DNA contains the following:
- the LOC129242061 gene encoding uncharacterized protein LOC129242061, which produces MPSRRAGGGTVRRKHSIGNLRRAHPASGATWNVQVVRGKMSSKCLWHACRALVLGLTLMLLGGSMATIGYYADYLSTGSELRGNATVRVKNDLKGFHLNNLSYVGPIVMGFGGFIVVASCVMTFEARDSAAKVVPARFRPGAGGSKSTVRSNQSSATSQRRAIGIQLQTTRWDQQFGVFRTSPAEPPPQATPQPFDREALTAELIKFSKSLSASARFSPQLRRLTHTGSVPNLSTHVPHPIAYSTNLSHLLSPHHKPLLLLEQKRHRHHHRHHHHHHRHLHTNSSGRQVKSRGSRISNSLVQRNTRENGGPCALLQPPATNKLYWHAASFDDGARVEKQLSRATVADMSRRSDTAKRHVLARQKPIEQEEDKSSPLGNRRSSTMSDSSYSGRWTARCASMASRASSIDSRRIQVDLHSPEVMPKSILRSPKRYSSGPSATPSVEKEFRSQASVCSEPPAAIHHLSGQSSLEPCFPEENIDNVDDKLSNSINGVALSPVALNVAIQTVSMTTVHQVEELPPPLPKKLNSILKKARPDTLCLDSNAKPVVVNECNKSLYRSNSSRTFYRPKAQLPNVSDDSIFFIRSSSERQSIESNDLYDSVQVINERRTTLLRTESEAALSNMQKASSFSLLAEIPERAQNNSIDVDENTSSEDTKTTAKKETTVEIEPEEELPPISQNEG; this is translated from the exons ATGCCATCGCGACGGGCGGGTGGTGGCACAGTGCGGCGTAAGCACTCAATTGGTAATTTGCGTCGTGCTCATCCCGCCTCGGGGGCCACATGGAATGTTCAGGTGGTGCGTGGAAAAATGTCATCCAAATGCCTCTGGCATGCTTGTCGCGCACTCGTGCTGGGCTTAACGCTGATGCTGCTCGGTGGCAGTATGGCTACGATAG GCTATTATGCGGACTACCTCTCGACGGGTTCTGAGTTGCGCGGCAATGCGACGGTGCGGGTCAAAAATGACCTAAAGGGTTTTCACCTCAACAACCTCTCCTACGTCGGACCTATTGTGATGGGCTTCGGTGGTTTCATTGTGGTGGCTTCTTGTGTTATGACATTTGAGGCGCGTGACTCAGCCGCAAAAGTGGTGCCAGCGCGTTTTCGACCTGGTGCGGGCGGTAGCAAATCGACCGTACGCAGTAATCAGAGCAGTGCCACTTCGCAAAGGCGTGCCATTG GTATTCAATTGCAAACAACGCGTTGGGATCAACAATTTGGTGTATTTCGCACGTCACCAGCTGAGCCGCCACCGCAGGCCACACCACAGCCTTTCGATCGGGAGGCACTTACAGCCGAGCTTATCAAATTTTCAAAGTCCCTCAG CGCATCCGCTCGCTTTTCTCCACAACTACGACGCCTCACCCACACTGGTTCTGTGCCAAATCTCTCCACACATGTCCCCCATCCCATCGCTTACTCCACTAACCTCTCACATTTGCTTTCGCCGCATCACAAACCACTTTTATTGCTGGAACAAAAACGTCACCGACACCATCATCGACACCACCACCATCATCACCGCCATCTGCACACCAACAGCAGTGGACGTCAGGTAAAGTCGCGCGGGTCGCGCATTAGTAATAGTTTGGTGCAACGCAATACTCGTGAAAATGGTGGGCCTTGTGCGCTACTCCAGCCGCCTGCTACAAATAAGCTCTACTGGCACGCAGCCTCCTTCGATGATGGTGCCCGTGTGGAAAAGCAGCTATCAAGGGCTACAGTGGCTGACATGTCCCGTCGCTCCGACACGGCTAAGCGTCATGTGCTGGCACGACAGAAGCCGATCGAACAGGAGGAGGACAAAAGTAGTCCGCTAGGAAATCGGAG AAGTTCTACAATGTCAGACTCTTCATATAGCGGCCGCTGGACGGCACGCTGCGCCTCCATGGCTAGTCGCGCCTCAAGCATCGATTCGCGACGCATACAAGTTGATTTGCATAGCCCTGAAGTAATGCCAAAATCTATATTGCGCTCACCGAAGCGGTACAGTTCTGGACCATCCGCCACTCCGTCAGTGGAGAAGGAGTTCAG gaGCCAAGCAAGCGTTTGTTCTGAGCCACCTGCAGCCATACACCACCTTTCCGGTCAATCGAGCTTGGAGCCTTGCTTTCCTGAAGAGAATATCGATAATGTAGACGATAAATTATCCAACAGCATCAACGGCGTGGCGTTATCACCGGTTGCGCTTAATGTGGCCATTCAAACTGTTTCTATGACAACTGTGCACCAAGTAGAAGAGTTGCCGCCACCGCTTCCCAAGAAGTTGAATAGCATCCTCAAAAAGGCACGACCCGACACGCTTTGCCTTGACTCCAATGCGAAACCTGTTGTGGTGAATGAGTGCAATAAATCCCTGTATCGCAGTAATTCTTCACGTACATTCTATCGACCTAAAGCACAACTGCCCAATGTATCGGACGATAGTATCTTCTTTATACGTTCCTCAAGTGAACGGCAAAGTATCGAGAGCAATGATCTTTACGATTCTGTGCAGGTAATAAACGAAAGACGCACAACGCTCTTGCGAACAGAAAGCGAAGCAGCGCTTAGCAATATGCAAAAAGCAAGCAGTTTCTCGTTGCTAGCCGAGATACCAGAGCGTGCGCAAAACAACTCAATAGATGTGGACGAGAATACATCGAGTGAGGATACGAAGACGACGGCAAAAAAAGAGACCACCGTGGAAATTGAGCCGGAAGAGGAACTACCTCCTATAAGCCAAAACGAAGGGTGA
- the LOC129242924 gene encoding GATA zinc finger domain-containing protein 14-like isoform X1 translates to MVAWLAAEKRPGTTEWEKHADNLSKKHRVNEFKGGGKFRRFGPPMPTLNYTKSTENMKRALLEDDSCNSDAYYTSHSSPTNSDSPKLRRARLPINGVLATNARRMQREFATFVSNRRSKASALRSLTVSPTFGRRFDYNSQRARIISPTPSLMGYYRSGYSSPVVVNPELLNSRPLKMKIGFASPPLTSPPSNMGRTSRVTALSKSPLVNNVITQPKLKSTKAFAPLRGETVGHSRIFGQTRTGSPVNRRVFAKKSGALPHVEKARGLYARSGSPLRTRTLIQGKVEAATKAKPATQKAATIKLEREASVKKRKESITEGVPANGFSLSKALSPIKMAAEMHSLPHSKSEEQKSATIAHSLLEVVEQAVDLNGRQKEVAKIAPEKNVRDDIALKESKKVETMNDEGENEKKEYNESKKSNKLQKSPNREHLKGNQSIEKSNKRAVGTSGTKNIAENNDANSNTGSSYSKKGTPSPGRNCKNRDETLSSQKDVWPVATSNTQESNENNILTSSVSSSHSSTQTLSSRRNSKNLDETLTSKYEFNRKSSVWAGGKRNENSTAYSSASSDRSKKQTSSSKRNSKVLKSAESKETGDSKKHTTNEEGVSQQIISPRSISTLNKTRNLAIEGRFSMSPTKRETPNYANNSGQHNHWTHSSQENRGQSRKNSPMNVNIREDNSKNLENLSPIPKQKHNLKNEHYKDELQSMRNNSTLRNDTKAKQKSNSNNRSHSSLLENNWISSSRRNSKVELTNVGNRSENHEDISAILKRRSPSPRKHNKSSTYLVKDITAATMKNYENKLDVGKTKKLNTHINCGKNHSSNNTGDNNGRLNGPHVNYGYGNENTSNTGNNILSSGTISDSKQERLNHAGQGKVNRNISDDIKIIQCQNQEQNVTEHKLQRSTNSANNQAENDNERNNHVINGQGESNANNLTHQQITTPTNKPTKAIDQTNSSSHNSFNSSPSKSSKSSTSIVIGTNLSTPVTEDNCEGPLSDQLSAALAQLEQFNESIDENIFSRNSCSVEEKSQADLYESSCTDPENRSRTDWEETMNTDMNTSSLSIGDTYSSTSSVEDLLNALSPQTAYLNLGRSTTMMTLRSATPIFSASCSFRSTPHGSPNRRSHKHYSTCSSYQMDKVPFVDEFSSVARSRLLQLPVSPYKVRARCAVCYNKYVIK, encoded by the coding sequence ATGGTTGCTTGGCTGGCTGCAGAGAAACGTCCCGGCACCACCGAATGGGAAAAACATGCCGATAATTTATCGAAAAAACATAGAGTGAATGAATTTAAAGGTGGTGGTAAATTTCGCCGCTTTGGACCACCTATGCCCACGCTTAACTATACCAAATCCACCGAAAACATGAAACGTGCACTTCTGGAGGATGATAGCTGCAACAGTGATGCCTATTACACCAGCCATAGCAGTCCAACAAATTCTGATAGTCCAAAGTTGAGGCGTGCACGTCTACCAATTAATGGCGTACTTGCAACCAACGCTAGGCGTATGCAGCGAGAATTTGCAACATTTGTAAGTAATCGTCGCTCTAAAGCAAGTGCACTACGCTCGCTTACGGTTTCTCCAACTTTCGGTCGCCGATTCGATTACAATTCGCAACGGGCACGTATTATTTCGCCAACACCTTCGTTAATGGGCTACTATCGCTCTGGCTACTCTTCTCCAGTCGTTGTAAATCCGGAATTACTGAACTCCCGTCCTCTTAAGATGAAAATAGGCTTTGCAAGTCCGCCTTTAACGTCTCCTCCATCTAATATGGGACGGACGTCGAGAGTCACTGCACTTTCGAAATCACCACTAGTAAATAATGTAATAACACAACCCAAATTGAAATCGACAAAAGCATTTGCGCCATTAAGAGGTGAAACCGTTGGTCATTCAAGGATATTTGGGCAAACGCGGACTGGGTCACCCGTTAATAGAAgagtatttgcaaaaaaatcggGTGCGCTGCCGCATGTAGAAAAGGCGCGTGGTTTATATGCACGTTCTGGATCACCGTTGAGAACGCGAACGCTTATACAAGGAAAGGTGGAGGCGGCTACGAAAGCAAAACCAGCGACGCAAAAGGCTGCAACAATTAAATTGGAGCGAGAGGCTAGTGTCAAGAAGCGTAAAGAGTCTATAACGGAAGGAGTTCCAGCAAATGGATTCTCATTATCAAAGGCATTGTCGCCAATTAAAATGGCAGCTGAAATGCATTCATTACCTCATTCAAAGAGTGAAGAGCAAAAATCAGCAACTATTGCACACTCTTTGTTGGAAGTTGTGGAACAAGCTGTGGATCTTAATGGGAGGCAGAAAGAGGTAGCAAAAATAGCGCCTGAGAAAAATGTAAGAGACGACATAGCACTTAAAGAATCCAAAAAGGTAGAAACGATGAATGATGAAGGGGAGAATGAGAAAAAAGAGtataatgaaagtaaaaaaagtaataaattgcAGAAGTCACCCAACAGGGAACATCTTAAAGGAAATCAATCTATTGAAAAGTCTAATAAACGGGCTGTGGGTACAAGTGGAACGAAAAATATAGCTGAGAATAATGATGCGAATTCAAATACAGGTTCTAGTTACAGCAAAAAAGGCACGCCAAGCCCGGGACGAAACTGCAAAAACCGTGACGAAACTTTAAGCTCCCAGAAGGATGTGTGGCCTGTAGCGACAAGTAACACGCAAGAGAGTAATGAGAATAATATCTTGACTTCGAGTGTTAGTTCTAGTCACAGTAGCACACAGACTCTGAGTTCGAGACGAAACTCCAAAAACCTAGACGAAACTCTAACCTCCAAATATGAATTTAATAGAAAGTCGAGTGTTTGGGCTGGGGGTAAACGTAATGAGAATAGTACAGCATATTCAAGTGCAAGTTCCGATCGCAGTAAAAAACAGACTTCCAGCTCAAAGCGAAACTCCAAGGTCTTAAAAAGTGCTGAAAGTAAAGAAACTGGTGATTCAAAGAAACACACAACTAATGAAGAAGGAGTAAGCCAACAAATTATCAGTCCTCGCAGTATTTCAACTCTTAATAAAACTCGAAACTTAGCAATCGAGGGACGTTTTAGTATGAGCCCAACCAAAAGAGAAACTCCAAATTACGCAAACAATTCAGGACAACACAACCATTGGACGCATTCGAGTCAAGAGAACAGGGGACAGTCTAGAAAAAATAGCCCGATGAATGTAAATATTAGGGAGGataattctaaaaatttggaaaacctTAGTccaattccaaaacaaaaacataatctTAAAAACGAGCATTATAAAGATGAGCTTCAAAGCATGAGAAATAATAGTACGCTTCGGAATGATACGAAAGCAAAGCAAAAGAGTAACAGTAATAATAGAAGCCACTCGAGTTTGTTGGAAAATAACTGGATTAGTTCAAGCAGAAGGAATAGTAAAGTTGAACTTACAAATGTTGGTAATCGATCAGAAAATCATGAAGACATAAGCGCCATACTTAAGCGAAGAAGCCCCAGCCCCAGAAAACATAATAAATCAAGTACTTACCTTGTGAAGGATATTACTGCTGCAAcgatgaaaaattatgaaaataagttAGACGTtgggaaaacaaaaaagttgaacACCCATATAAATTGTGGCAAAAATCACAGTTCAAATAACACTGGAGACAATAATGGACGGCTTAATGGACCTCATGTGAATTACGGGTATGGAAATGAAAACACTTCAAATACAGGTAACAATATATTGAGTAGTGGAACTATAAGTGACTCCAAACAAGAAAGATTAAACCATGCAGGACAAGGAAAAGTTAATAGAAATATCAGTGAtgatatcaaaattattcaatgtcAAAATCAGGAGCAGAATGTCACTGAACATAAATTACAACGTTCCACAAATTCTGCTAATAATCAAGCAGAGAATGATAATGAAAGAAATAATCATGTGATTAATGGTCAAGGTGAGTCAAACGCAAATAATTTAACACACCAGCAAATCACTACTCCCACTAACAAACCAACAAAGGCCATTGATCAAACGAATTCTTCAAGTCATAACTCTTTCAATAGTTCACCATCGAAATCATCAAAGTCTTCCACTAGTATTGTCATAGGTACAAATTTATCAACACCCGTAACTGAAGATAACTGTGAAGGGCCACTGAGTGATCAACTATCGGCAGCACTAGCACAACTCGAGCAATTCAACGAATCAATAGATGAGAACATTTTTTCCCGCAACAGTTGCAGTGTGGAAGAAAAGTCTCAAGCCGATTTATACGAATCATCATGCACCGATCCCGAAAATAGATCTCGAACCGATTGGGAAGAGACAATGAACACCGACATGAATACGAGTTCTCTTTCGATTGGGGATACCTATTCTTCTACCTCCTCTGTAGAAGACTTACTCAATGCGCTATCACCGCAAACTGCTTACCTCAATCTGGGACGAAGCACAACAATGATGACGCTACGTTCCGCTACGCCGATATTCAGTGCTTCCTGCTCCTTTCGCAGCACGCCGCATGGTTCGCCAAATAGACGATCTCACAAGCATTATTCGACATGTAGCAGTTATCAGATGGATAAAGTGCCTTTCGTTGACGAATTCAGTTCGGTTGCGCGTAGTCGGTTGCTCCAACTGCCAGTTAGCCCTTATAAAGTCCGCGCACGCTGTGCTGTGTGCTACAATAAATATGTGATAAAGTAA